One Spiroplasma endosymbiont of Nebria brevicollis DNA window includes the following coding sequences:
- the ychF gene encoding redox-regulated ATPase YchF, producing MLTAGIVGLPNVGKSTLFKAITNSQVLIENYPFATIKPNVGSVPVNDERFKNLLKIFNPQKIVPTILEMHDIAGLVRGASKGEGLGNEFLGNIRTVDAICEVIRCFDDANVSHVEGEINPINDFETIELELIFADQEVISKRKEKVRKKAEITRDKKVIAEVALLERINEKLNQEIAIRDQGLSDDDLETIKSYNFLTAKPLIIIANIGENDLETKTNKYVEILKTYMNKKKIEVIVVCAKTECELSELEPEEKAEMFKELNISNSGINQIVVATYQLLNLATFFTVGPKEVHAWTFIKGMKAPQCAGIIHTDFMKGFIRAEVYNYQDLISFDSEKNVKDQGKLRVEGKNYIFQDGDICHFRFNV from the coding sequence ATGTTAACTGCTGGTATCGTTGGATTACCTAATGTTGGTAAATCAACGCTTTTTAAAGCCATTACCAACTCTCAAGTATTAATTGAAAACTATCCATTTGCCACTATCAAACCAAATGTTGGTAGCGTTCCTGTCAATGATGAACGATTTAAAAATTTACTTAAAATTTTTAATCCCCAAAAAATTGTACCAACTATTTTAGAAATGCACGATATTGCTGGCCTTGTTCGTGGTGCTAGTAAAGGTGAAGGTTTAGGTAATGAATTCCTTGGGAATATTAGAACTGTTGACGCAATTTGTGAAGTAATTCGTTGTTTTGATGATGCTAATGTTAGTCATGTGGAAGGTGAAATTAACCCTATCAATGACTTCGAAACTATTGAATTAGAATTAATTTTTGCTGACCAAGAAGTAATTAGTAAAAGAAAAGAAAAAGTTCGTAAAAAAGCTGAAATCACAAGAGATAAAAAAGTGATTGCTGAAGTTGCATTGTTAGAAAGGATTAATGAAAAGTTAAACCAAGAAATTGCTATTCGCGATCAAGGATTAAGTGATGATGATTTGGAGACGATTAAATCATATAATTTTTTAACTGCTAAACCATTAATTATTATTGCTAATATTGGTGAGAATGATCTAGAAACTAAAACTAATAAATATGTTGAAATATTAAAAACATACATGAATAAGAAAAAGATTGAAGTAATTGTTGTTTGTGCTAAAACTGAATGTGAACTATCAGAACTAGAACCAGAAGAAAAAGCAGAAATGTTTAAAGAATTAAATATTTCTAATTCAGGAATTAATCAAATTGTTGTTGCTACTTATCAATTATTAAACTTAGCAACCTTCTTTACAGTAGGCCCCAAAGAAGTTCATGCCTGGACTTTTATTAAAGGTATGAAAGCACCACAATGTGCTGGTATTATCCATACTGATTTTATGAAAGGTTTTATTAGAGCCGAAGTTTATAACTATCAAGATTTAATATCATTTGATAGTGAGAAGAATGTTAAAGATCAAGGTAAACTACGTGTTGAAGGAAAAAATTATATTTTTCAAGATGGTGATATTTGTCACTTCCGCTTTAATGTTTAA
- a CDS encoding ParB/RepB/Spo0J family partition protein: MSNEKKNRISTKGLSSIFGEGLTELITNIESSPEMANFYAQTILLSKIVPNPYQPRMIFNNQEILELSQSIKEHGLIQPIIVKKTLTDGIYQLVAGERRTKAAKLAGLETIPAIMIEATDQQLMEFALIENIQRVDLNAFEEAQAYQTLISKMKWTQDQLAQKVNKSRSHIANTLRILQLPAEILQMVQRNELTMGHVKPLLSLGTNVQLMLSIAKQALTDQWSVRKVENVVKMQQVSMNKGKNKHKNDDIHLLDLERNLTRTLNTRVKIKNNQLVITYLNNNDLNRILKFLKLI; this comes from the coding sequence ATGAGTAATGAGAAAAAAAATCGTATTTCAACTAAAGGTTTATCTTCTATTTTTGGTGAAGGTTTAACAGAATTAATAACTAATATTGAAAGTTCACCAGAAATGGCCAATTTTTATGCGCAAACTATTTTATTAAGCAAAATTGTTCCTAATCCTTATCAACCACGGATGATATTTAACAATCAAGAAATCCTAGAACTAAGTCAATCAATTAAAGAACATGGCTTAATTCAACCGATTATTGTTAAAAAAACTTTAACAGATGGTATTTATCAATTAGTAGCTGGTGAAAGACGAACTAAGGCTGCAAAATTAGCAGGATTAGAAACAATTCCTGCTATTATGATTGAAGCAACTGACCAACAATTAATGGAATTTGCTTTAATTGAAAATATTCAAAGAGTTGATTTAAATGCCTTTGAAGAAGCACAAGCTTATCAAACATTAATTAGTAAAATGAAGTGAACACAAGACCAATTAGCACAAAAAGTTAATAAATCACGTAGTCATATTGCAAATACTTTACGAATTTTACAATTACCAGCTGAAATTTTACAAATGGTACAACGTAATGAATTAACAATGGGACATGTAAAACCATTACTAAGTTTAGGAACTAATGTTCAATTAATGTTAAGTATTGCCAAGCAGGCATTAACTGACCAATGAAGTGTCCGTAAAGTTGAAAATGTTGTTAAAATGCAACAAGTAAGTATGAATAAAGGTAAGAATAAACATAAAAATGATGATATTCATTTATTAGATTTAGAAAGAAATTTAACTAGAACTTTAAATACACGTGTTAAAATTAAAAATAACCAATTAGTGATTACTTATCTTAATAATAATGATTTAAATCGTATTTTAAAATTTTTAAAACTAATATAA
- a CDS encoding AAA family ATPase: MGKIIAVANQKGGVGKTTTATNLAAGIGRENKKVLLIDLDPQGSATISMGFAGDTIEEDIYDVLVHDVKIEKVIKVNVCQGVDLLPSTISLAGAEIFLLEQSRNKRNILLEKLAPIKNNYDYIIIDCPPSLGLVNRNALAAANSVIIPLQAEFYALGGLVQLLSTIRLVQQLFNPNLEIEGILLTMVNIRTTSSVEVIKEIEKNFREKVYKCYIPRNVTLSEAPSHGKNIFTYRPKCVGAIAYKNLVNEVLKNE; the protein is encoded by the coding sequence ATGGGAAAAATTATTGCAGTTGCTAACCAAAAAGGTGGAGTTGGAAAAACTACCACTGCTACTAATTTAGCTGCTGGTATTGGCAGAGAAAATAAGAAAGTATTGTTAATTGATTTAGATCCGCAAGGTAGTGCTACCATCTCAATGGGTTTTGCTGGTGACACGATTGAAGAAGATATTTATGATGTTTTAGTCCATGATGTTAAAATTGAAAAAGTAATTAAAGTCAATGTTTGTCAAGGTGTTGACTTACTGCCTTCTACAATTTCCCTAGCTGGTGCTGAAATTTTCCTATTAGAACAATCACGTAATAAACGCAATATTTTATTAGAAAAATTAGCGCCCATTAAAAATAATTATGATTATATTATTATTGATTGCCCTCCCAGTTTAGGATTAGTTAATCGTAATGCATTAGCTGCTGCTAATTCAGTTATTATTCCCTTACAAGCTGAGTTCTATGCTTTAGGAGGATTAGTGCAGTTATTATCAACTATTAGATTGGTACAACAACTATTTAATCCAAATTTGGAAATTGAAGGAATTTTATTAACCATGGTTAATATTAGGACGACATCCTCAGTGGAAGTTATAAAAGAAATTGAAAAGAACTTTCGTGAAAAAGTTTATAAATGTTACATTCCACGTAATGTGACATTAAGTGAAGCGCCTAGTCATGGTAAAAATATTTTCACTTATCGTCCGAAATGTGTTGGAGCAATAGCATATAAAAATTTAGTTAATGAGGTGTTAAAAAATGAGTAA
- the rsmG gene encoding 16S rRNA (guanine(527)-N(7))-methyltransferase RsmG produces MNNWTAGLNNLTLTPIMEQQLKQYYEILISENKKYNLTTITKEIDVYYKHFYDALLITNDIILTDQNLCDVGSGAGIPGIILKICFPDLQLTIVESNSKKCQFLQQVVTLLKLENVHIVNQRAEVFAHQYRETFDIVTARALASLNILSELCLALVKIDGLFIAYKGLKVDEELTLSQNSIKTMGAKVVNQFTYQLPNDYGQRTLVHCQKCKLCALKYPRTYQQIKNKPL; encoded by the coding sequence ATGAACAACTGAACAGCAGGTCTAAATAACCTAACCCTAACTCCAATCATGGAACAGCAATTAAAACAATATTACGAAATCTTAATTTCTGAAAATAAAAAATACAACTTAACTACTATCACTAAAGAAATTGATGTTTATTACAAACATTTTTATGATGCCCTTTTAATTACTAATGACATAATTTTAACAGACCAAAATCTTTGTGATGTTGGTAGTGGTGCTGGTATCCCTGGTATTATTCTAAAAATTTGCTTTCCTGATTTACAATTAACAATAGTTGAATCTAATAGTAAAAAATGTCAATTCTTACAACAAGTAGTAACGCTATTAAAATTAGAAAACGTTCATATTGTTAATCAAAGAGCAGAAGTATTTGCTCACCAATATCGTGAAACGTTTGATATTGTTACAGCAAGAGCTTTAGCATCACTAAATATTTTAAGTGAACTATGCTTAGCATTAGTAAAAATCGATGGTTTATTTATTGCCTATAAAGGTTTAAAAGTTGATGAAGAATTAACTCTTTCCCAAAACAGCATTAAAACTATGGGTGCCAAAGTAGTTAATCAATTTACTTATCAACTACCAAATGATTATGGTCAAAGAACATTAGTCCACTGTCAAAAATGTAAATTATGTGCCTTAAAATATCCAAGAACCTACCAACAAATTAAAAATAAACCTTTGTAA
- a CDS encoding DpnII family type II restriction endonuclease: protein MFLIEVNFYNAGGSKLNSEASRFKTLSKTISKLDNITFVWITDGIGWKTSKPNLREAYDEIENFYTLLDLENGVLEKLFK, encoded by the coding sequence TTATTTTTAATAGAAGTTAATTTTTATAATGCTGGTGGTTCAAAATTAAATAGTGAAGCTTCAAGATTTAAAACGCTATCTAAAACTATTAGTAAATTGGATAACATAACATTTGTGTGAATAACTGATGGTATAGGTTGAAAGACATCTAAACCTAATCTAAGAGAAGCATATGATGAAATAGAAAACTTTTATACTTTACTTGATTTAGAAAATGGAGTTTTAGAAAAACTATTTAAATAA
- a CDS encoding DpnII family type II restriction endonuclease has product MILLFSNKSNNLVDYVTGITVGLDSHARKNRTGFIMEKIVENFIKKTNYVEFFNKIKKIDIANKYGIAIDKLLVDKNNKEAEKNLILLLKQKNVYF; this is encoded by the coding sequence TTGATTTTGTTATTTTCAAATAAATCAAATAACTTAGTAGATTATGTTACAGGTATTACTGTCGGTTTAGATTCTCATGCAAGAAAAAATAGAACTGGTTTTATTATGGAAAAGATAGTAGAAAATTTTATTAAAAAAACAAATTATGTTGAATTTTTTAATAAAATTAAGAAAATAGATATTGCTAATAAATATGGAATAGCTATAGATAAGTTATTAGTAGATAAAAATAATAAAGAAGCAGAAAAAAATTTGATTTTGTTGTTAAAACAAAAGAATGTTTATTTTTAA
- a CDS encoding DpnII family type II restriction endonuclease encodes MVQKNIEKDFIKIINDYPKVISVLPLLLAVTKFDIPVIDQYLITYNFKTKSMSNNEYVNFMKKTKLFDFVIFK; translated from the coding sequence TTGGTTCAAAAAAATATCGAAAAAGATTTTATAAAAATTATTAATGATTATCCGAAAGTAATTTCAGTTCTTCCATTATTATTAGCAGTTACAAAATTTGATATACCAGTTATTGATCAATACTTAATAACATATAATTTTAAAACAAAAAGTATGTCAAATAATGAATATGTTAATTTTATGAAAAAAACTAAGTTATTTGATTTTGTTATTTTCAAATAA
- a CDS encoding Mbov_0401 family ICE element transposase-like protein — protein MLPDCPISNQTISNIIKNSKFTIQPLKEKIKVLDNQKLHIDIDDCYEFLRNDYGIIEKHCIKIFNLYTHKINISKNRNKLLNKTTAFLLYKNDDNMSQDKVYNFVFETINNNYDIKINSLKDLESQNLNLIIAGDGALSIRAMAKLLGGYYILDKFHAFSYLWKSFVGKRGKKKESTDWTKYIDSSASFKNGNYNQFINILENNVDEKTFNYFKNNTQGIINQGADWNIGCYAESTVFHLVKSLKGNGAKAYNSKTFINMLNARVAYLNKQNISF, from the coding sequence ATGTTACCCGATTGTCCTATTTCAAATCAAACTATTAGTAATATAATAAAAAATAGTAAATTTACTATTCAACCTTTAAAAGAAAAAATTAAAGTATTAGATAATCAAAAACTTCATATTGATATTGATGATTGTTATGAATTTTTAAGAAATGATTATGGAATAATAGAAAAACATTGTATTAAAATTTTTAATCTTTATACTCATAAAATTAATATTAGTAAAAATAGAAATAAATTATTAAATAAAACAACAGCATTTTTATTATATAAAAATGATGATAATATGTCACAAGATAAAGTATATAATTTTGTTTTTGAAACTATTAATAATAATTATGATATTAAAATAAATAGTTTAAAAGATTTAGAATCTCAAAATCTTAATTTAATAATTGCAGGTGATGGTGCATTATCAATAAGAGCAATGGCTAAATTATTAGGTGGTTATTATATATTAGATAAATTTCATGCTTTTAGTTATCTTTGAAAATCATTTGTTGGTAAAAGGGGAAAGAAAAAAGAATCTACTGATTGAACTAAGTATATAGATTCATCTGCTTCTTTTAAAAACGGTAATTATAATCAATTTATTAATATTTTAGAAAATAATGTTGATGAAAAAACATTTAATTATTTTAAAAATAATACTCAAGGTATTATTAATCAAGGAGCAGATTGAAATATTGGTTGTTATGCTGAAAGTACTGTTTTTCATTTAGTAAAGTCATTAAAAGGAAATGGTGCAAAAGCATATAATTCTAAAACATTTATTAATATGTTAAATGCAAGAGTAGCATATCTTAATAAACAAAATATTAGTTTTTAG